One window of Alkaliphilus metalliredigens QYMF genomic DNA carries:
- a CDS encoding peroxidase family protein, protein MLLPLIVFLLSVLIHHRIYSSFFLHFYSPQYYMICSRLTLLSSCSWHDFHLKLILLEFASQSTNPVPALHNDPTYEKISRRFHENPEAFADVFARAWFKLLHRDMGPQTRYLGPEVPEEELIWQDPIPAVDYELTDAEIAELKAKILDSGLTVSDLVTTAWASASTFRGSDMRGGANGARIRLAPQKDWEVNQPEQLTKVLTVLEDIQNQLDKKVSIADLIVLGGSAAIEKSAQDAGFDVTVPFALGRGDATQEQTDIESFEVLEPISDGFRNYQKKQYSVSAEELLLDKAQLLNLTAPEMTVLVDGMRVLGTNYNGTQHGVFTDRVGTLTNDFFVNLLDMGVEWKPMDGGLYEARNRKTGEVVRTATRVDLVFGSNSVLRALVEVYAQDDNKEKFVGDFIAAWIKVMNADRFDLD, encoded by the coding sequence ATGCTTTTACCTTTAATTGTTTTTTTATTATCTGTCTTAATTCATCATCGGATATATTCTTCTTTTTTTCTCCATTTCTATTCCCCTCAATATTATATGATATGTTCTAGATTGACTCTTCTTTCTAGCTGTTCTTGGCATGATTTTCACCTCAAGCTCATCTTACTAGAATTTGCTTCGCAAAGCACCAACCCCGTCCCCGCGCTTCATAATGATCCAACATACGAAAAAATTTCTCGTCGTTTCCATGAGAATCCAGAGGCCTTTGCCGATGTCTTTGCTCGTGCATGGTTCAAGCTTTTACATCGTGACATGGGGCCCCAAACAAGATATCTAGGCCCTGAAGTTCCAGAAGAAGAACTAATCTGGCAAGATCCGATACCAGCTGTCGATTATGAATTAACTGATGCAGAAATAGCCGAGCTTAAAGCAAAGATTCTAGATTCAGGACTTACAGTTAGCGATCTAGTCACAACTGCTTGGGCTTCCGCTAGTACCTTCCGTGGCTCAGATATGCGCGGCGGAGCTAATGGGGCCCGCATCCGTCTTGCTCCTCAGAAGGATTGGGAAGTTAATCAGCCAGAACAGCTTACCAAAGTCCTTACTGTACTAGAAGACATTCAAAATCAACTAGATAAGAAAGTAAGCATTGCCGACTTGATTGTATTAGGAGGTAGTGCCGCAATAGAAAAATCTGCACAAGATGCAGGCTTTGATGTAACGGTTCCTTTTGCTCTGGGACGTGGCGATGCAACCCAAGAGCAAACTGATATAGAAAGCTTTGAGGTGCTAGAGCCTATCTCCGATGGTTTCCGTAACTATCAGAAGAAGCAATACAGTGTAAGTGCAGAAGAGCTCCTTTTAGACAAGGCACAACTGCTAAATCTTACGGCACCAGAAATGACTGTACTTGTTGATGGCATGCGTGTTCTCGGTACAAACTACAATGGTACACAGCACGGCGTATTCACTGATCGTGTAGGCACACTTACGAACGATTTCTTTGTTAACTTGCTTGACATGGGAGTAGAGTGGAAGCCTATGGACGGGGGCCTATATGAAGCCCGAAATCGCAAGACAGGTGAAGTGGTTCGTACAGCAACTAGAGTCGACCTCGTATTTGGTTCTAACTCAGTTCTCCGTGCCCTTGTAGAAGTTTATGCTCAAGACGACAACAAAGAAAAGTTTGTGGGTGACTTTATAGCTGCCTGGATCAAGGTAATGAATGCAGATCGTTTCGACCTTGATTAA
- a CDS encoding MerR family transcriptional regulator, producing MTIEYTVKEVARLTGTTVKTLHHYHKVGLLKPCKVTEAGYRIYGIKELERLQQILFYRELDFSLKDIIKALDDESNRVEILKQQYKLLSERSERMDSILKTLEESIIFAEKGENMEQSKMFKGLNKEEWKEVLAEQKKYLSNEYEFEMDTESIDANALNEISVESERFMGFLANALKDGWKPNDERLKNELERHMDFLNTHNMPTNPKELVETASFFIEDDFHRDMLESQQTGLSYYFYTAAEMYALKNNK from the coding sequence ATAACCATAGAATATACAGTAAAAGAAGTTGCTCGATTAACAGGGACTACAGTGAAGACATTACATCATTACCATAAAGTAGGACTTTTGAAACCATGTAAAGTTACAGAGGCTGGATATCGTATTTATGGGATAAAAGAATTAGAAAGATTGCAGCAAATATTGTTTTACCGAGAATTAGATTTTTCATTAAAAGATATTATAAAGGCACTTGATGATGAATCAAATCGAGTTGAGATTTTAAAACAACAATACAAACTTCTTAGTGAACGTAGTGAGAGAATGGATAGTATATTGAAGACACTTGAAGAATCAATCATCTTCGCCGAGAAAGGAGAAAATATGGAACAATCAAAAATGTTTAAAGGACTAAATAAAGAAGAATGGAAAGAGGTACTTGCTGAGCAAAAAAAATATTTAAGTAATGAGTATGAATTTGAGATGGATACAGAGTCAATTGATGCAAATGCTTTAAATGAAATATCAGTAGAATCAGAAAGGTTTATGGGCTTTTTAGCTAATGCACTAAAAGACGGATGGAAACCAAATGATGAGAGATTAAAAAATGAACTAGAAAGGCATATGGACTTTTTAAATACCCATAACATGCCTACGAACCCGAAGGAACTTGTTGAGACTGCTTCTTTTTTTATTGAGGATGACTTTCACAGAGATATGTTAGAAAGTCAACAAACAGGGCTTAGTTATTACTTTTATACAGCAGCAGAAATGTATGCACTAAAAAATAATAAATAA
- a CDS encoding ABC transporter permease, which produces MKKVLKDTWYMALRRIRPTFREPMAIIMSMLQPIVWLLLFGNLFKGIVEVPGFSADLYVEYLLPGMIVMNTLYIGIFTGMGTLSDINYGVMERFLVLPINKIIIILSELVQLIVLLLTQFIMIIFLAFIMGARFSLSITNVMVFLTIPILLGMGISALSISLALVTRKHETMIGAMQLFTLPLMFLSSAFMPRELMPSWIRTISFFNPIDWTIVGARAVLSSQINWIEVLSNGALVLLFGLVCIFISLVSFRKFQSST; this is translated from the coding sequence ATGAAAAAAGTATTAAAAGATACTTGGTATATGGCATTGCGTCGCATTAGGCCGACATTTCGGGAACCAATGGCTATTATTATGTCAATGCTACAGCCTATTGTATGGCTACTGTTGTTTGGAAATTTATTTAAAGGAATTGTTGAAGTTCCAGGTTTTTCAGCTGATTTATACGTAGAATATCTACTACCGGGTATGATAGTTATGAATACATTATATATTGGTATCTTTACTGGAATGGGTACATTAAGTGACATAAACTATGGTGTTATGGAGCGTTTTTTAGTATTACCAATCAATAAAATTATTATTATACTAAGTGAATTAGTACAACTAATTGTTCTTTTGCTGACTCAATTTATTATGATTATCTTTTTAGCTTTTATTATGGGAGCAAGATTTTCTTTAAGCATCACCAATGTTATGGTATTTTTGACTATACCAATACTATTAGGTATGGGTATTAGTGCTTTATCAATTAGCTTGGCACTTGTCACACGAAAGCATGAAACTATGATAGGAGCAATGCAATTATTTACGTTGCCTCTTATGTTTCTATCGTCAGCATTTATGCCACGTGAACTGATGCCGTCTTGGATTCGCACGATAAGCTTTTTTAATCCCATTGACTGGACAATTGTAGGAGCCCGTGCAGTATTGAGTTCGCAAATTAACTGGATAGAGGTTCTTTCGAATGGAGCTTTAGTTCTACTGTTTGGATTAGTGTGTATCTTTATATCACTTGTATCCTTTAGAAAATTTCAAAGTTCAACGTAG
- a CDS encoding daunorubicin resistance protein DrrA family ABC transporter ATP-binding protein: MSFKYDNKYAIEVNNLVKTYKDSIRALDGLSFSIKPGIIYGLLGPNGAGKSTTVKILTTLSRPNSGEAKVLGIDVISEPGKVRSVIGCVSQKSGICFESTGRENLILQGQLQGMGGKQLNDRVDELINIFKLNEAANRSTMTYSGGMLRKLDIAMGIIHNPQMLFLDEPTTGLDPEARGALWDIITDLSKMEKVTILLTSHYLDEIDRLADCLAIIDEGKVVVEGSPKQLKEELEGDIIKVELQKDYFSKKSQMINILQEQQGVKKVEVKGRKVQLQVGNGSTILPNILQLIQSLSVEVLSVEVIPPSLDVVYFKYTGKNIEN; the protein is encoded by the coding sequence ATGTCATTTAAGTACGATAACAAATATGCTATAGAAGTCAATAACTTAGTAAAGACCTATAAAGACAGTATAAGGGCATTAGATGGATTAAGTTTCAGTATTAAGCCTGGAATTATTTATGGACTTCTTGGTCCCAATGGTGCAGGAAAATCGACAACAGTAAAAATTTTAACTACATTATCAAGGCCGAATAGTGGCGAAGCAAAGGTATTAGGAATTGATGTTATATCTGAACCTGGTAAAGTTCGTAGTGTTATTGGGTGTGTCTCTCAAAAGTCAGGAATTTGTTTTGAATCAACAGGTCGTGAAAATTTAATCCTACAGGGCCAATTACAAGGAATGGGAGGAAAGCAGCTCAATGATAGGGTGGATGAATTAATTAATATTTTCAAATTAAATGAAGCTGCTAATAGGTCTACCATGACTTATTCCGGTGGGATGCTCAGAAAACTTGATATAGCAATGGGTATTATTCATAATCCTCAGATGTTATTTTTAGATGAACCTACCACTGGTCTGGACCCAGAGGCAAGAGGTGCCCTTTGGGATATAATTACTGACTTATCGAAAATGGAGAAGGTTACTATTCTGCTTACTTCTCATTATTTAGATGAAATAGATCGTCTTGCAGACTGTCTCGCTATTATTGATGAAGGGAAAGTAGTTGTGGAAGGTTCACCTAAACAATTAAAAGAAGAATTAGAGGGAGATATAATTAAGGTTGAATTGCAAAAGGATTATTTCAGCAAAAAGTCACAGATGATAAACATCTTGCAAGAACAGCAAGGGGTGAAAAAGGTGGAGGTTAAAGGACGGAAGGTACAGCTACAAGTTGGTAATGGCTCAACAATATTGCCAAACATATTACAATTAATTCAATCGTTATCAGTTGAAGTACTGTCGGTTGAGGTGATACCTCCTTCTCTAGACGTAGTGTATTTTAAATACACAGGCAAAAATATTGAAAACTAA
- a CDS encoding DinB family protein yields MSDNNDQNSIDSLRNALNFQFDISWQMLEIHLKGLENQECLWRPGSRGLHVVNQLGIWKADWLDSEDYDIGPPSIAWLTWHIIFWWSMVFDYSFGNGMLTREDIQWPGDMTVVREKIEQLHDDWKNRITTLSDKELLSCEKTKWPFEEKPLYELAAWLNLELMKNASEIGYCRFLYTSRKK; encoded by the coding sequence ATGAGTGACAATAATGATCAAAATTCAATAGATAGTCTTCGTAATGCATTAAATTTTCAATTTGATATTTCATGGCAAATGTTAGAAATTCATCTTAAGGGACTGGAAAACCAAGAGTGTCTCTGGAGACCTGGTTCAAGAGGACTTCACGTTGTAAATCAATTAGGAATTTGGAAGGCAGATTGGCTAGATTCTGAGGATTACGATATTGGGCCTCCCAGCATAGCATGGCTGACTTGGCATATCATATTTTGGTGGTCAATGGTCTTTGATTACTCTTTTGGAAATGGAATGCTAACTCGTGAAGATATCCAGTGGCCTGGTGACATGACAGTTGTTAGAGAAAAAATAGAACAATTGCATGATGATTGGAAAAATAGAATAACCACTTTGTCAGACAAGGAACTCCTATCCTGTGAAAAAACAAAGTGGCCCTTTGAAGAAAAACCTTTGTATGAGCTTGCTGCGTGGCTAAATCTCGAACTTATGAAAAACGCTTCTGAGATTGGTTACTGTCGATTTCTTTATACCTCAAGGAAAAAGTAG
- a CDS encoding DUF2087 domain-containing protein codes for MEKLTVEELKNGYRYDDDTDAYICNICRKAFEVGEIYSLGDRLFEAFRAVKIHVENDHGDNLKQLLYGESKYNTLTDNHKELMSLMYSNVSDKDIAKTLGISPSTVRHQRFMFREKAKQAKMYLAIYEQVMEKKPTIDEMIVPVHSTATMVDDRYIITEKEKEKILNAEFESLSPLKLKRFPGKEKRKVVILTKIAEQLEQEKRYTEKELNQVITEIYEDYAVIRRYLIEYGFMDRTIDGKAYWLK; via the coding sequence ATGGAAAAGCTAACAGTGGAAGAATTGAAAAATGGATATAGATATGACGATGATACTGATGCCTACATTTGCAATATTTGTAGAAAGGCATTTGAAGTAGGGGAGATCTATTCTTTAGGTGATAGATTATTTGAGGCATTTCGCGCAGTCAAGATACATGTTGAAAATGACCATGGAGATAATCTGAAGCAGCTTCTTTATGGAGAGTCCAAATACAATACACTTACTGACAATCACAAGGAGTTAATGTCTCTGATGTACTCCAATGTATCTGATAAGGATATAGCAAAAACACTGGGGATTTCTCCTTCCACAGTGAGACATCAAAGGTTTATGTTCCGAGAAAAAGCAAAACAGGCAAAGATGTATCTTGCAATATATGAACAAGTTATGGAAAAGAAACCCACTATTGATGAGATGATTGTACCTGTTCATAGTACCGCGACAATGGTTGATGATCGGTATATCATAACCGAAAAGGAAAAGGAAAAAATACTGAATGCTGAATTTGAAAGCCTATCCCCTTTGAAGCTAAAAAGGTTTCCGGGAAAGGAAAAGAGAAAAGTCGTAATCCTTACAAAAATTGCTGAACAACTAGAACAAGAAAAAAGATATACAGAGAAGGAATTGAATCAAGTCATAACAGAAATCTATGAGGATTACGCAGTGATCAGACGCTACCTGATTGAATATGGATTTATGGACAGGACTATTGACGGCAAGGCATACTGGCTGAAGTAG